The Porites lutea chromosome 7, jaPorLute2.1, whole genome shotgun sequence genome includes the window gagtccatgttttgatcttttcatcgattggctaataaaacaaataacgaacacttaccgaaaccatttttcaaggtcatacgaaaattgcTCTAACTGGACCCAATTGTAAAAAGGGTCCCATCTGTAATTAAAATAGCATTATTTTGGACCCAAGCGTAACATGTTGCACCCAAGCGTAATAAAGGTCCTATCTATATTAACATTTGGAGCCAAGTTTAATAAAGGCCGTATTTGTAAACGTTACCTTTAAACTCACACCGGTGGTAATAATACCAGCAACAAATTAAGGCCAATAACAGGTAAAAAGTGTAATATCACGTGACCTGCAGAAAGCAACCGCTGCCATCTAATTTTATCTTCATGGCTTTCACGTCACTGTCAAACTGTAAATATTTTGCACTTACTGCCCTCTTAGaagagtgattttgttgttataATGGTAAAAATCCTATGTTATCTTAATTCCTTCGATCATCGATTTAAGGAAACTCTGGAAATTTTATTAAATCATATAATTTGTATTTAGCAACGGCATTTGCTTTATTAGATTTCACTAATGTATAAGGaacaattttaaattaaagGTACTCCTTTTCAGTACAAGTACTGACAGTCATGAAATCCTGTCAATAAAATTCAGCTGTGACAAATGGGAAGACagagggaaaaaataataacagattCCACTGGGTTGAAAACTGTTAATTAGTCTGACATTTTATATAAGAGAACGCGAATGACATATCTCTTTCTTCTGAAGCgatgaatttttgaaaaagcacgTTTCATAGCCAGTTATAAATTTGCCAAAGCTTAAACTGATAGCCATTTCTAGATTCTGTGGTATTTTTTCCTGTTCATTATTTTCTCGCTCCGTTTGGTCACATGACCCGTGATGTCAGCCTTTAAAGGTAGATAACCATGTAAAGACTGTCATCTCTGTAATAACATTTAGACCCAAGCATAATAAAGGTCTCATCTATTATGAGATGATATGAGAAATGTCCACAACAGTCTTTACATGGTTATGGTTATGGTTATGGTTATGGTTCAAAGGTTGACATCTCGGGTTAAATTatgaaaatcacttttacaTGATGCAGTTTAAAAAGGCAGATACCCACCTTCATGttcaaaagcaaaacatctcTACTAGAGTTTAACGTTTAAGAGCCCAGTTTTTTCAAGTAAATTTGCGTCTTTGAGTTCttatttactgttttattttcattgtaaAGGCCACTGACTAGTTTTCGTTTTGGGGGGAATATCTTTGGCTCCAGTCACCTCCAGACACTTCCGGGGTAATGCCTTCATTCAAGATCACTCACTAGCTGGCTctttgtttcctcttttttgGCATGTGACCCAGCTCAGTTACGACTTAAGTAATGTAAAAAGTGGTCTTATCCGCAATTTAAACAGTTGTTGCATGGCATTAAGTTTTGAGTGAAATGTAGGTTCCTGGGACCAATTCCCGAAAGGCCGATTAAAGCTAATCTGTGAATAAAATTGTGCTCTGCTTTTGgatttaccttcctatgcattgcttagaTCGTGTGACATCTTGTGTTGTAATTACTGTTTATCTGTAACTTTTATGTTACTTGAGTCGCAtttgcatgttcttagacaagaaaacggccgtgcttaaaatttggcttaatcttgggttaaacttaaccatctttccaGCAACCGGAACCTGTAATCTAAGGGTCGGCCGTACTTTACTAATAGGGCAACAATGCGCAGGAGAGGAGACCCTTTTGTGGCCTACCGGAGCGACCTATTCATACCGAACTACAATAACGTTGATCAACGCCTGATCATGCAAAAGCTGGCACAGCAAAGCCCTGTGTCATGTTCCCACTGCCATGTAATGCCATTTTAAGAGTGGCTTTCCGTAAATATCGACCCACGGTCGGCacaagttgaaaatttgatttcgctcatatttggctcatcgataacccttaatgagtaatgaaacatgctgtagtattcttttgttaaaattcgagaaaacgcaTTTTGCCCGTTCagagctcaaaatccacttccggtaaagcgaaattttacacaaattccattgactcgtacgtcaaaccacaacgattcggcagcctttgaagaacacgaatagtttttatgaccctttctttaTTATAAGGCgataaatttgaaaaagctgtaataattttttggccaaaaacgtattgttaaaaataggccctattAACAATTTCTgccgttcaaaattataggaataaaataatgcaaatttttacagtgcgctataacttaaaattccgcaaattgactttctactgcttaactaggccccaatttatcagaaaatcgaaacaaatctctgggcaaacgattttaagtagcctgCAAGACGTtgagttcaaccctaattttgcaaaaaaaaacgcGACATTGCcgtggttaaaaatagcgttacacggcccgtcacgccagtGTTACCGATAGATATGCTTTAAACAAGTTACTTAAAGGCAGATTAAAAGTCATTCGAAATTAAATCTTCCAGTAAACCTATTATTCTCATTGATTGCAGCATTTTCTTCAGATACAACATTTAGGGTCCCTGGGATAGCGTCACACTTTTTCATGTTCAGTTTCAGACTGgcgatttccctcaaaaaatggtatataaacagaacaaaatctaaaacctaaaactgattactgaatgaatttttgcattgagagATATTTGCGAATTAAATCATCTTCAATTAATGCCATttggtttataaaaactaatttccttgaagcaattttaaacaataaaaatattttagactaAGTATTGGTGCAATAGTTCTTTTCGAAGTTTTTACCCTTGCGGgctctcaaaactgaaaaaaaaaagctacgtGGATGCCCCAAGAGGAGCATATACTTGTATGACAACGTGTATGAATCATGAAGCTACTGCATGACTATGACCCATTAAAAGAAACTAAGAGGACTCTTTGGTGCTTTGCCAGGCTTACCATAAACTCAGTTTCGGGTTGCTTTCTacgtttcagtggaaaattcctgaaacaaacgaACGTCTGAAAAGGCGATCGCTTATTTTCCTGGTTGGAAACTTCCAGGCGGAAGTTCGGATTTCATGTCTTCAAACGTTTTTTGAATATTagtttcaggctttcgcggccgtttttcattaaacgaaactgacttaggaaaatggtaaacgcgattacCGAATGGAATCAAAATTAATCAGTCCTGAATCAGTTTTCctcaccatttgcccaaaccgtgaagCGACCGGTTTACCAATGTAAACAGTAGAAAAGCCTTGATGCCAAGAGCCTGCGATAAAGCTTCCTCTCATTGCTATCTGCCGCCAGGGACATTTCGTCAAAGAGCAGTGAGAGGCGGGTGTATCGCAGACTATGCGTCATATATCTTAAGTACTTTGAGGGGCCTTGTTAAGTGCATAATAGATCGTAGCAAGGGCAGATCGTTGCAATATCTCTAATTACTTATTAAGAGACACCAACAGAAAACTCGCTATTCCTCCACCCCagaaaaatgttaagaaaaatagttttttggaGCAGTTCTTTGGAATAGCCTTCCTATATATTGACCAGCAGCAGGCGAAGTCTCTTGGGGTTTTGAGGGCCGGCTGCAAACAATTCGTCTGGAGATCTACACGGTACTTACGTAAAGCAGACTAAGGCTTTCAGTCTTCTAGTATTCGGTTTGAGACAAAGACAAAGGTAAGGTTTTGGAGGCCTGCTTGGGCGTCTAAGTTTCATGGACTAAGGTTACGGAGGATGAGGAAAGTCCTCAAGTCTGTCTTTGCTTTGTCTTTGCTCAAGttgaataccgtatttattcgaataagcgtccaacctcgaattagcgcccacctcgaataagcgcccatcctaaaggcagcaAAGTtaaagcgcccacccccaccccactccctcccacacaaactcaaataagagataataagtaataaagagaccctcccgaagacggagttttcttcagagcattttacagaaaccttgctttgttacatctccgctttttgttattaccatttattgttttgttgcaaaactagcatactacacttgctgagaatggcgaaaaaaaaaaataagcgcccagcctcgaataagcacccaactcgaataagcgcctactctcaaggtccaaaaatttaataagcgcccagggcggttaatcgaataaatacggtatatacCATAAAAATTTGTGAATGAAGGACGTAGTTAACCTGTAACAGGCCCTCAGGTAGTTGGGAAAACGCAAAGAAAAGTGGGCTAGAAAAAATGGCGAAGGGGCGGGGTTAGGGAGAGAGGGCGAAAGGTCCTCCTACTCTCTCCCTCTTACTCTCTTCCACGTTTGTTTTCCTCCGTTCCCCATTTCACGCCACTGTCCACTGTCCACTATCCACTATCCACTATCCACTAtcaatttacattattttaaccctataattttgaacggtagaaattgtcaatagggcctatttttaaccatacctttttggccacaaacttattacagctttcacaaatttatcgtcttataagaaagaaagggtcataaaaactattcgtgttctacaaaggctgccaaatcgttgtggtttgacgtacaagtcaatggaatttgtgtaaaatttcgctttaccggaagtggattttgagctccgaacgggcaaaatgcgttttctcgaattttaacaaaagaatacattatttgggaaaactaattacagcatgtttcattactcattaagggttatcgatgagccaaaaatgagcgaaattcgaattttaagcttgtgccacaaaaagtcgattttggtcgatatttacagacagtcgcTCTTAAATTATCaccaaacaaaactttcaaaaatacCTCCCTAAAGCTCACTCCAAACCGTATCACTCAGAGAAATTATACTGGTAGTTGGGGGGTTGTTTTTTGTATAAGAGCACTGCAAGGTTctgcgcaaacaaaaatttgacCTTCTCTATTCATGTAACCATATCATGGTTAAAAACATGATGCTCCTTATTTATGGCAATCTCTTAACCCAATACTATGATCAGGTGATACTTGACAAAACGTAACACCGTTCATAGTCCGATGGGGCACCATAACCATTGTCAGAAAAAAATCCCTTAAAGGAAGTAGTTTTATGACATATCAAGTCAACATCTTCTCACGAGTGCATGCAGCCGCTCTTAGCAAGTTAAccaagttaatttttaataacccaatcaaaaattctttcaaatgtAACCTGGTTAAAACAGCTTAGTAAGGTTAGTTTTTTGAGTGCCCGGACTCAAGtgtgttaaaaaagaaaagttgaacTTGGACGCAAGGTCAAAACTGAAGTGCTCTGCAGTTGCATCCATAGTAAAGcctaaatttacaaaattccgCCATAGCATTGACCCGCCCTAGCTCTTTCTAGTTCCTTTTAGAATCAAAGATGTTCGATCATGTTTGGCATTCGGATCAAGTGGTGATTAGATATCAGTTTTTGCAGACTTTTTCGTATCCTCTTTACTTGTTTCAAATATATgataacttttctttttcaaaacttacAAGAAAATGACATTGTTTTATGTTATAGACCATTTAGGGTTTGCTGGCAATATAATGTATCTTGATGATCAGTATAAACAGCAGGCTGAAGGTAAGATTTGCTGCATGTTACGTTATCAGCCACTATATCGGTCCCTGGCTTGGGAAGActgaaaactttaacaaaaaGATACTAACCaggttaatttttaataacccAATCAAAAATTCTTCTAAATGTAACCTGGTTAAAATTATAGCttagtggggttaatttttatGAGCGGCGGGACTCAAGTGTGTGAAGAAAGAAAAGTTGAAATTGGACGCGAGGTGGAAGGAGTAAATTTTCAAACGGAAGTGCTTGCATGCATGGTAAACTAAGCCTAATTAGAAAATTCCGCAATAGTATCGAAACGCCCTAGGTCTCAGTAGGTCCATTTAGAGTCAAAGCAGGAGGAAGCAGGTCGATACCTAGTTCTCACGCACTTGACTCTTGAGACCGTCATCGAATTGCAACTTGACCTTAGTTTACTAGAGGTCGAACTGATTTGAAAACACTCtcatctgttaaaaaaaatcacgGTTCATTCTATGCTATACCGTAATTCGGAAATTTGCTAGCCGAATCTCTCCTCCGACTCATACGGCCTGTTCACCATCTATCTTCCAACAGAATAGCgcgtcagtttttttttttccaatgccGAGTTAATTTGTATCAACTGTGTTTCTAGGAATACTTATCCCCTCTGTGATAATTTCGTCACACTGacagaacaaaaaaagtaaGTGATTAGGCAAATAGATATACAAATCTGGACTATCATTTCACTTTATGTTTGTTGCGTACACAGTCGTTCCTGAAGTGATTAATTTACGTGGTCCCTTGGCTGTGGAAGCCTACAACAAGGCTCTAAATGAAGGGAAAACTCGTTTCAAGAGGTTGCCGGTCATGGTGATTGGACAAGATCGCTCCGGAAAAACCAGCCTTAAGAATTCGATGATGGGAAAACCCTTCAACCCAGACGAGGACAGCACAGTGGGGATAGATGTTGGACCATCACATTTCAGTGTTACAACAGATATTTGCATTCCAAGTGAGAATACAATGGACAATCAGGCACAGAATAATTTCAGAGAAGCCCTCTCTTTTGAGCACCACATAGCTCGTTTAGTCGTTGAAGTTTTAACTAAtgacagaaaaaataattcaaaggATGACTTGCCATCAAATGAGGCAAAAGTTGCATTATCAAGTGTGGCACCAAAAAATGCAATAGAATCTGTTCAGGAATCTGGTGCAGTTTTTGCAGCTCGCCAAGAAGAAAAAGACTGCATAGTCGAGATACCAGATGAGGTAGCAGAGAAGATAAAAAACTTACTAGAGGAAGTTGAGAAAGAAAGAGTTGGAGATGATGCGGAAGTGTATTCAATTGTTTGGGACTTTGCTGGACAACCTGTATACTATGCAACGCATCCACTTTTCCTCACACAAAGAGCAGTGTACCTGTTAGTTTTTGACCTCAGCCGAGGTCTTCATGCCAGAGCCGATCCCACCGTGAAGCAAGGAATGTACAGCATGATTTTAGACAACCACGATTGTAAAAGTAACCTAGACTATCTGGATTTCTGGATGACATGGGTTGCTTCAATAGCCAATCAAGATGAAAACCAGCAGATACGTTTGGGTCAATCACCAATGAATATTCCCGCTGTGCTCCTTGTTTGTACTCATGCTGATGAACCCTGTGGTGGGGCAGATCCATTTGTGCTAGCACGTGAAGTATTTGGTTCCTTAGAGACCAAGCCTTACAAAAACCAGTTGTATCAAGACGTTTTTGTTGTGGATAACACAAAGTCAGGAAGTAAAGCAGAGTGTTCAGAAGTCAAGCGCTTGTGGGAAAAAGTCCTTGCTGTTGCTAAAGAGCTACCACAGATGAAAGAAGACTACCCGATAAAGTGGCTAAGATTCGAAAAGGCTCTTCAAACCAAAGTAAAAGAGGGGAAAAAGTGGATTTTCCTGGAGGAGACAAGGCTGATTGCGTCCAAACTGTGTCACATTGAGGATGGTCAAGAATTTGCAACCTTGCTGAACTTTCTACATGACCAAAGAATCTTGATTCATTTCGACAGTTCACTACTTTTGAATAATATGGTCATCTTGGATCCTCAGTGGTTGGTAAACTTGTTTACGTCGGTGATAACTGTAAAACCGGGTCCCtatgaaggaaaagaaagagaattgTGGAGAAGGCTTCAAACAGAGGGCATCTTGGAGTATAAACTTTTGCAACTTGTGTGGGATCCTTTATTAAttccaaaagaaatttttccGAGCCTTCTTGAAATCATGGAGAAATTTAGCTTGCTCTGTCCTTGGCCTTCATCAGATGCTTCATGTGGCAGGCAGTATCTCGTGCCCTCCATGCTGATGTCTCATCCACCAGAGGATATTATCAGGTTGGTAGCCTCCTCACAAATTCCATCCTTTTATATTAGGTTCGAATCTGGGCAGGTTCCTCCAGGCTTTTTTCCCCGACTCTTGCTGCAGTTCTTTCAGTGGGGCCAAGACGAAGTTTGGAGTGCAGAGAATCCTCAGTTGTACGCTAATTTTGCGCGGTTTTACACCTCTGCAGATGACGACTGCTCTGTAATTCTTCGATGCCATTCGTCGTGTATTGAAGTTGTGGTTCACAGAGGAAATGTCGGGGCAAACCTGATAGAATCTTTTCAATCTAAGCTGAACCTGTCGGCAGTTCCCAACTATGATGGGTTTGAAGAGTGGTGTGCTCGTACTGTGCGAAGACAACTGACATTGATGCTTGAGTGCATGCGAGAAGAATTCTTTTGgcttaaaaatatgaaatacaaaGTAGGTGTGATCTGCCCCGTTTGTTGCCAAGAACGTAGAGCTAATTACTGCTGCAAACATCACAAGCAGTGGCGGTGTGAGCAAGAGGAATGTCTGCACTTTGTACCTGAGTCTGATTTGCGCAAGGCCAAAGACTTCATCAGGTGTCGCAGGTGTCCTTCTGCAGAAATTAATAAAGTTCACGTCAAACGGTTTGCACCTTGGTTTGAAACTTCAGATGAACAGGTGAATAGACTCTAACTCTTGCTGTAAATTCCGTTAAAACATTTACTACCAAACCCGGTTATATTTTATCTATTCCTTTAGCGTCAGCCTTTGGTTATCACAAACACTCTAATCATACACTCTCGCTTTGTTAAACCTCAGTATTTTCTCACGAGAGCGATGACAACAAACCTATGAGAAAGATTGAAACCCGTGTTAAGTGATTCCAATATTAAGCGAACACGATCGTGATTGAGTCCTACTCTTTTCTCTCCTTATTAACTGCAAAATCAGCCTGGTTTTATTAATGGACATCTCGATCTACCAGACACTAGCGATGGTCCTGTGGGTGTACACTTAATACAGTTTTAGCGTTTTCTAAATGCCCTGTTGGTTAAGGTGTtacgatacagtttttcagaggccataccgatatttttcaatcgccttaaaactggttttttccttgtccgatcgctataaaattttcaccagtaattggctatggattgaaatttgtaaaaatgtagttttcagtaaaatcgatgttactatgacaacaacaaacaaaaaactttgaaatcaataaaagccaaattttgtgtgatttagacctgctactgaaaatctaACACTcaaggaacttaaagtttggtgtttagcaaacaatctccgtaagaagtgaaaaattctgtatgtttgaattcgactaagacggaaatatatttcaaaccttaaattttcaatagccgtgatagattagttaataaaaacgttataaatgactcccCTTCGCCCGCCCACAAGGCAACTTCGGTCCATAAGATAGCGTTCAGGGCACTTAAAATCAACCTTTCTTAATTATCTCTTCCTTCTTTGTTATAGACTATTGCTGAAGAAAGTGAGTCAAGACCTTCAGCTTCTGGAGGAGGTAAGACTGCCACGCTGAAAGGGTGGATGGATAATGTCACGAGTGAACTAAGTTATTGTGTGTAATTAAAACCATTCCGACAAAAATATTCGTCTCTTGGAGACATCTTAATCCACTTCTAGCATCCCATGGTAGTTATCTTTATACTGCAAATGTGGTAACCACTCTGTCCCTGCCGGGGATAGCGCTACAGAGCGCCTGTGCTTTTTTTTCCAAGTCTGAATGCTGAAAGTCGAACATGAAGTTGTAAAGAATCATTGCCTTTCGCAGGAATTGACGAAAAATTGCTTGTACTTCCAAGCAAGGCTATAGAAACACTCATGTCGCAGCCGTGTGACTCCAGAGAGGTAGTACTTCAACTGAAAGACCGTTTGAAACTGGATGAAGTTTCCTTAGAAAATCCAGATCTTGAGACCAAAGGATTGATTCGTTGCCTTGCAAATAAAGCAAAACAGTCCAACAGACCTGACGTGGTCAGAGAATTGAGAGAGGTTACACCTGCTGGAACTACAGGTATAAAGTTTGTTGCGGGGGTTTTAATTTAAACGTTAATGTAAGTACGGACGCGGAGAATATTTGGAATTGGTGGGGAAAGCTCGAGCGTAGGGCAAGTTCAACGATTGCGGAAGGCGCGAGCTTATCTATGGGAGTCCAGGCATGCTTCTccggaaatttttgaaatttagagtttCTGAAATCACCGGAAATTCGTTTATTTCTATCAATCCTGAACAAACATATATTTAGTAATAAAATGTGTTTAAGATTAGAAGtacttttgaaaatgccaaaaaattaaaaacggcAAAATTATTATTGGTTTGGCTATAGCCCACCAGCCCCATAGCTCCGTGATCACCCGACCTGCTAGACtgcgagtagtcccccatttgtcCTCAGGGAGAGCAGAGCgaacgaaacgcgagcgcgcgtgaaaatcaccccacgcgagaaaaggcgacacgcgtctcgcctttctcacgtggggtgattttcacgcgcgctcccgtttcgctcgctctactatccctgaggaaaactTGGGGACTACTGGTAGTCTATCGACCTGCTTAACGAAATATTCATGAGCAACGCACAGGTCAGGATTAAAAGAGGCGATGATGAAGCTTGCGGGATAAGGAATAGATCCCACACACCACCGGATAGGAAGATAATCATCGTGTGAAGTAAAGTTTGCTCAGTATTggtgattttttaaaacaaggaCGAAACATTTTCCGAAACATTTCCGTACGAACAATAGCACAGTCCGAATATTTTACTGTCCGTGGACTTTTGACTGAGGCGTATGCAATATTGGCGATATAGACTGTATCTCAGAGCAGTTGCTTAAATCAATAATAGCTTCACTGTGTTTCTTTTCCCGGCCTTGTGTAAAAAAATCTACCTTCTAAACAAGGGGGggtcaaaaatttcaagaaaaaaaacaaaaataatgtccCTAAAAAATGTGCGAAAGTTGTTTTTCACTCAGCTTTTGTCTCTAAAGTGAATTCCTCTATCCAGCTCCTTCTTTCTTTTAGatccatttttttaatttctttaagaCCTGCACTGATTTGTTACCCTTTTTGACCTCGCTCTTTTTCCTGTAGGTCCTTTGTTGCCCGATTGTCTTGATGTTATGAATATACCTACTTCTCAGATACAGAGACTTACAGTTCATTTAAGCGGTGAGTGTCATTTATCTTGTGACAGGTTAATCAGTAGCCTCATTTTTGGAATTAAAAGACAGCTCAGAATGGTCGCAGAGAAATAATACTGACCTCTATGAGTGAATGCACTATCAGATTGTATGTGATCTTTCGAATCTTTTAATTGCATCTTAGAGTGACGTTTATCGGgttattgcgttcgaggtacgagaacgcaacccctaatttgtgttgggtgttctgtgcattattagGTGACCTGtacaattaataagggaggtttttttgagattgcattttcgttcgtcgtcgtcgacacacatttgcctcgctttgaggtgcttgcttaagttttgcctcactttgacgcgctaactcatgtggtgattcttgtgtcctcggcgttcatttttcaaaggtttgctgaggtcttatattcttcgtaaagcgttcatcttttaaaaagtttgctgaatcttcgtaaagcctACATCGATCTGTGATTGCtgtccaaagcgttcatctttcaggagtttgctgttgaattttactttggattaagccttcatatttttcagcatagttcgtcactgtctttagaaaatgtctgcgactaatggtgcatgcatcaaaccgggtttagttcggcggccgttatgccacaaagtaaatttaccgagttgtgtagctcggcggccgttttgtcacaaagtaaatttacgagttgtgtagctcggcagccgttgtgccacaaagtaaatctaccgagatgtgaagctcggcggcgccatttgaccatgacttgtgatattttcggcaccggataaacgaacactttaactctatgttatttattaggaaaaactaaatcagcccacagtagcgccactctcgagcgcgagtcactgaaatcaacaagctcgaccaaattactggaaaagtaactgacgtgagccgcacacacgttccattgaaggctttgactgagggttagtgcgaagtttgaattcagatgtgaaagcttttaaaccagtaaattcaatgtaattcattttgtcaacaagttgatgattggatgctgttaaaaataactgagaaaattaCCCGAAGaaaagtttttgaagaaagaaaaagaatcccgggttaagaactaatcggcctttgagaaactgcgccctgtaactcgcgccagtaaaacaaaatgttccctTTACACGTCCGACgctggccaatgtctcctcccattaaaagcacttgacaccgaaccatacgatatcttttgaaaacgttcttaacatgatacacagtttaaatagaggtttcgctgtacgcaacccttacgttcaaactatgccataatcatatttgtctacatcgcaaccacccttccgcctcaacaaacatatcgaacgcactctcctaagctccgattactcctagttaaCAGTATATGCTACAGGCCTAACTAGCCTCATGTAAAGCCGAGGGTAGAATGCactttgacaatgttatgaCGTTATTGTATCTTTAATATGAGGGCagacagataaaaaaaaattggcatcaGTTTGTTAATTAGAAGCGCTGCACTTCCCTATTAGCTTGGCGGGAAAAATGGAATCTAAATGAAAGCAGGCAGTTTTGACgattttagcttttaatatGGTAATTATCATATTCCTTTAGAGAAAATTGTGTTATTCCTTTCTGT containing:
- the LOC140944524 gene encoding uncharacterized protein; its protein translation is MSAIEYNNLLRQISQRLDDINAGQQLLVICSGLLAARSEESIPTLSLFLDLEKKGFLSPDRLTVLKTILKGVRELAFLEKVETFEHKRKEYNNLLEQIVRGLDELNDLERIISICKGNITEGRRASIHDARSLFKELESKNCLGIDCLEIVKEILTQTEKNDLLKKVEEFEQRKSRKNEFERQKAQTVALVKEAQTAPMNTEDHLGFAGNIMYLDDQYKQQAEVVPEVINLRGPLAVEAYNKALNEGKTRFKRLPVMVIGQDRSGKTSLKNSMMGKPFNPDEDSTVGIDVGPSHFSVTTDICIPSENTMDNQAQNNFREALSFEHHIARLVVEVLTNDRKNNSKDDLPSNEAKVALSSVAPKNAIESVQESGAVFAARQEEKDCIVEIPDEVAEKIKNLLEEVEKERVGDDAEVYSIVWDFAGQPVYYATHPLFLTQRAVYLLVFDLSRGLHARADPTVKQGMYSMILDNHDCKSNLDYLDFWMTWVASIANQDENQQIRLGQSPMNIPAVLLVCTHADEPCGGADPFVLAREVFGSLETKPYKNQLYQDVFVVDNTKSGSKAECSEVKRLWEKVLAVAKELPQMKEDYPIKWLRFEKALQTKVKEGKKWIFLEETRLIASKLCHIEDGQEFATLLNFLHDQRILIHFDSSLLLNNMVILDPQWLVNLFTSVITVKPGPYEGKERELWRRLQTEGILEYKLLQLVWDPLLIPKEIFPSLLEIMEKFSLLCPWPSSDASCGRQYLVPSMLMSHPPEDIIRLVASSQIPSFYIRFESGQVPPGFFPRLLLQFFQWGQDEVWSAENPQLYANFARFYTSADDDCSVILRCHSSCIEVVVHRGNVGANLIESFQSKLNLSAVPNYDGFEEWCARTVRRQLTLMLECMREEFFWLKNMKYKVGVICPVCCQERRANYCCKHHKQWRCEQEECLHFVPESDLRKAKDFIRCRRCPSAEINKVHVKRFAPWFETSDEQTIAEESESRPSASGGGIDEKLLVLPSKAIETLMSQPCDSREVVLQLKDRLKLDEVSLENPDLETKGLIRCLANKAKQSNRPDVVRELREVTPAGTTGPLLPDCLDVMNIPTSQIQRLTVHLSGGQEWKQLVAKLGLAPHEIRFLDNRVINPCEAAIAFIARQRYITVGELYDTISECGLPVFADIL